Below is a window of Pagrus major chromosome 21, Pma_NU_1.0 DNA.
acttaaatggaaatgtgtacaTTAAATCAACCCTGAACCTCTTCCTATgcttagatggaaatgtatacattgaACCTCTGAATTCCTCAGTCCTtggtgtgggcctcttcctttagctattctctgaagcacactacagaactaatgtgttgttatcctgaacatgagacctctacattgtctccttcccaaatatacttaaaggaAAGCATTTgatcctgtcccatcctgtcctgtcactcagagctcaggaggtataagaaacactcagacactacactctctgcatcagctgtgtgcttggccagcaagTGATATTTGAGACTCGACGTACTCCGatggtaactcagttcacatctACAGTAAttgcaaataactttgttcttgtcgagagaaccatctggcagggctttgaagctgaacttgccattcaaatttctgctcaaggaggtttgtttctgctgccatcgACAGCATTACTGCTGCATCGCTTCCTGATTTCCTAAACTATGGAGTGGGCTGAGGGTCATAGTGCGTGTCAAAAAAATGAACGGCGTTAAGAGGAATTTGCGTTAATGCGTTATCGCTTTAACTTTGACACCCTTAATATTTAATCAATAAAGTACAAATTCAGGAGGTTGTACTGGAATATTGCATGCTTGCTGAGACTCTGCTCTATCAACATATAACTTTAGATTTCTTaatagttaaaacattttttcttttcaaaattgaAACCTGTTTCATCCAAAGTCTCAAGAAGCCTCAGCCTCACTTCCCAGAGTGTCACTACTGTTACAGCTTTGTAATAGTCTTTGTATGGTGTTAGCAAGGTAACTGCTCGGTGCTTTTTTAAAGTTACACACAGCTGACAAGCAAATAAATTCCTGCAGCTTCACCATTTCTTTTTAACATGTAGTAGCCTTATCGTTATCTTCAGGGCATGTCTATCAAGTACAGTTACACATCCTGGAGCAAAAAGGGCTTGATATAACAACAAGGCTAATGCTAGCTGAGTTGCGCTGTGACGttacaaatacaaaaagcaacacacaaaacaacagttaCCAGCACCAAACCTACTACTAGCTATTTACACTATCTGGCTTCATAACATTCACAAAGTCTGTCTTGGCTGCCTCTTAATGTTACAACATTAGTTCACTGTTGCCCCAGAGTAGGAGTAGTACCACTATTAGATTCGAAAGGCTGCTACAACTAAAAAattaacagcaaaacaaaataaaacattgcaaAATGTACAGCTTTCATGAAGTTAGGTCATCAACCAAGCTGCTTTCTGCATCAAAAGACTCCACATCTAATTTGAAGAAGCACCTTGagggattacatttttttattgtcatgcTAAAGTGCTTGTTGTTAACTAATTACCTTAGCTGAAATTAACGATATGTATCACTAATTATAGTGATACATATCGACAACCTGGAGTAGTTAGTAATAAGTAATTAGCCACCTTGATTAGGTATTAGGGGTGCACGCGTGTAGATGTATTTGGTCTGAGCCAACTTGGCACAGACGTCACGGTTCGGTGCATCCAGTCATACGCAGATACATCTGACTGCTATGTGGCGAGGGCATATGTCAATGGGCGAGATTATAACTGTTCTGATCCACTCTCCAATCGAGTAAGTAGTGCTAAAAGCTGTTGAAAAGTACAAGAATGTAATCACATGTTGAACACGCTCTCTACAGACAGCATCACTTAGATGTGTCAATCACCAGaggggaaataaataaataaatacatacaaaccAACTTCTCCCCACTGTTTTAAGCAGCCTCTAggtgtgaaagcagacaggacCGGACATCAGCGAAGTAATTAACATTTGCATTAGGGGTGGGAATCATAGGGTACCtcacgatacgatacgatacgcAATACATAGCCCACGATACCGATAATAGCTTGTCAATGTCAATctgtaaattaaatgtacagAACTGTAGAACAACTATGAAAGCAAATTattgtaaaaacatttctgtataaAAGTCACAtatgaaaatacaaatgttaGTGCTTTGCAAGCTAAACTAACTTGTGTATGTAAACCTTGACACATTTTAGTGCTTCAACTTTTTAAAGCATGACAAACCTGTTTTGTGTATATCTGGACACATTTAACTGCTTTTCAACTTGTTTTATGTAAACCtgagcacatttcaattcatgagtgcacttctctgagtTGTGATTAGCACCGGTATGGGCCTCATGCAGCGCCCTTGTTTGTGGCACATAGGAGTGTATTTCCCACTCATTCATTTTCGACCACGCTGTACAGGCGGAGGTCCTTGCAAATAAACCCAGTGATGGACTTCGTAATACTGGCAGCCCTCAGGGACGAGAGAGGAAGCTTTGCGTTAAACATTGCCTTCACCGCTGCACCACTTACAGCGTGAGCATTAGAGATGGGATTTATGGCTCTTTGAGGGGAGCCATTCAAAAAACTGgctcatttgactgatttttatatttattaagttttaagaagCCAGCCTGGTGGTAACTCATTTTATCTTGGAAATAATCACTGGGAGGTTGATGGGGTGAGATTTGGaacaaaataatgcaaaattaGATATCCCACcaatatctgagtttgaattattctgaaatattgattataaccTCATTTGACATGTGTGGACTAgattttaaagtctgatctggATTCATTGTAAATATTCCACAAGGTTGCGCCATATGACTCTGCTTTGACAGTGACATCACTATTGCCTGAGTCAGTTGGCTCTCTTCTCACCTCTGCCACTTTCACTGttgggtgttgtgttttcaagtgtctatgcaaattatttgttgaaccggacttaaaagaaatatttttctgacaaatattgcattttgcCTTACTGTCttccacaagagaaaagtgcatCCAAATGCTGCTCCGTTTCCTTTGgctcattttgtccaaacaacaacgtcacaacagactgactgtcctcctcctaATTAATATACAGTTCCCATCGTTCATGTTAACGAGCCGTTCAAAAGAATCGGTTCGTTCGTGAACGTCACAACACTAGTGAGCATTAGCCACTTTCTCAACAAGCAGATCAGAGTGGAGGCATTGCAAGCGGCCATGAAACCATGGAGTAGCGACACGGGGGAGTCAAATTGGCAGGGAAATCTGTTTAGAGCTGCttattcttttaattaaaatattaatgttcCAGCGGATTGATACGAGTAGTGCATCAGAAAGGATGACGAtcgatattttgtcccacccctAATTTgcatcatgtttacatttgtttttttatcagccCCTCAGAAAAATTTGACTTATGTCAGATTTATGTTCACTGTCTACTGTTTAATACACTTAGAAGCAAGGTGAGGCAGCTTTTGGTTTCTACCCTCTCCACCTGTGGAACAAGCTTCCTGAATACCTGAGGTCTGCTAAAACTGTCAGCTTTTTTCTAATGTCTTAATTCAGTGGAACAAACACTACTGCACTACTGTAAGATGAAAATTAATGAAAAGTAACCTTGACTTATGCTTTCGGGATTTTTGTCCTGTTGTACGGAAAATTGTACTGAATTGTTACCCCTGTACCGAGGTATGTGCCGTACCATGACTTCTGTGTACTGTTACACCCATATTAGTATTCCAGTCTGCTAGCGAGCTGGCTGCTGGCTTGTTACCATTAGTGGCAGAGaagctggctggctggttggttaATGTGGCTAACTGTCAAGCTAATGAGTGAGGAGTGACAAAACAATggcaaaataaaatctgtttattGGCGACACATGATAAGACACATAATTCTCATCAGATTGTTTAGATGTGTCTGGAGGCCCTAAACTGCTGCAGTTGTAGTCAGTATGTAGTATTTAGTAACATTAGTGCTCTTTGTGACCTGGTGAGAACAGTAAAGACATCTCTCCAGTCaaatacttgtttttttaaagtgttactgtggcaagaaaaataaatgtagaatgaatgttttgtacttatatatttttctctggAGACAGTCATAAGGTCGTTCCCAGAAACACGTATTAACTACGTTCTGAGTGACCCAGAAAAATGGGCTCAACAAGACGATTTTGAAGTATTACGAAAGTAATTAAAAGTAATTAGAATATGTTTCTTAACTTGAGCAATTAAATTTAATGATgacaaacattttcaatattGCCTGCCTAAACTATAAATGTTGCTGGCAGATTGTAAGTCATTACTGGGTATATTACTGTCTTTCAATGAACAATACACttacaaaacaggaagaaatacGTGATAGAAAATTCCTTGTTTCCAGACTGAAAGAACATGACTCCATGCAGCTTTTTGCTGTTTGCATCAGACTTTGGACACTTCACCTCCTCGGAGATGCTTTCCTCAGCAGTGACTATTAACACAAGATAGTTAGTGTAAATTATAAATGGGTAATGTTTTCAATATATCAGTGTTCCCAACAATGCTTATCAAGACACACGAGGTCTTAGAATATGATTACTGTACCATAAACACAACTATGCACACTAAGGCACTTTGTCCTTTCTTGTATTGTAGGAGTTTTGGAGATAATCCAGCAGCTTTTCGAAAGGTCAACAACTCTTGCTTCCTAAACCAGATGACTGGGCTAAGAACAGCCAACAGAGGTTTGTTGTCATTCATCGTCAgcactgttttttgttttttgttattaagtTAAGTATTTTAACTGCACAGGTTAACTCCTGCAGACCCTGCATCGTAGCTGCTAGATTGAACCAAACTCCAGAAGTGAACTGATTCAAATTGCTGAATTTGACATCAACAAAGcttaacatttaacatcaatTGGCTGCCTATCAGCATGATCTGAAGCTCTCTAATAGGATATTTATTACTTTGATGCTCTCTGACTCATGTAGACTCTTACTTAAGAGAGtatcattgttttatttgatttggtGGATTTTCTGTCCATTACAGTATTAAAATCATACCTGTCATTGTCTGTGGGAGAAAACAAGCTCACAAAGTTTATTAACCATCCAGCACCAGAGCAACTGTTGCATGATTATAATCTgcaaacatcaaaacaaattGGTATACTGTCATGGTTGCTGCAACCTTGGGTGAATTAAGCATTTTCATTTCTTACTTTTTTATTCCAATATATGCAGATTCAGACCAGACGACACTTCTCATCAGCGGAGGCAACAATCACGAGCAAGACAAATGAACTTTGGCCACAAGAGGCTGTCCATTTTCTCATTAGAAATATCTCTTCAGAGGGCTGGCCCTGGTACCAACTGATCATTACTTTAATACTGGTGACATAGTTACTCTCCACAATGTTATCTAGAGTTAGGTCCTTCTGGACGAATGTCAAATCACTTGTTTTTGGATCTAACTCAAGTGTTGCTGAAGAAAAAGAGCAAACCAATACTTTCTCTGATTCACATCCTGTCAATCCACAACCAAATAATGGTAATTCTGGGGAACAAGAGTGCGTTAAACGTATTGCTGAtgctgttaaagaaaaaagcaaactgACAAACGAGACAGGTCCTCTCCATGTTTATAATGTTCCccttgtaaaagaaaaaatcaatatACCTGGCTGCAGGCGTTTCAGTTTTGGGAAAGAGTCCAATAAACCCAATCGCACCATCATGGTTCTCGGAGCAACTGGTTCTGGGAAGTCAACTCTCATCGATGGGATGATCAATTGCATTCTGGGTGTTGAATGGGAGGATCCACATCGGTTTAAGTTAGTTGATGAGGATCCATCGAAATCACAAGCTGAAAGCCAGACTTCTGAAGTCACTGTGTACAAGATCAACCACCAGGAGGGGTTTAAAATAGACTACTCACTGACCATTGTTGACACGCCAGGATTTGGAGATACAAGAGGcatagagagagacaggatgATCACAGAACAGCTGCGTAACGTCTTCTCTTCTATGGATGGTGTCAGTGAAATTGATGCTATATGTTTTGTAGCTCAGGCTTCTTTAGCTCGACTCACACCAACACAGAAATATGTGTTTGACTCTGTGCTCTCAATCTTTGGCAAAGATGTGGCAGAAAACATCAGAGTGCTGGTGACATTCGCAGACGGCCAGCGTCCTCCAGTTCTAGAGGCGATCAAAGCTTCAGGTGTCCCATGTCCTAAAACACAAGACGGGCTGCCACTTCACTTCAAATTCAATAATTCAGCCTTGTTTGCAGACAACAGATCATCTGCAGTCGGCAGCatgagggaggaggatgaggatggagGCTTTGATCAGATGTTTTGGAACATGGGAACAAAAAGCATGAAGAAGTTCTTTGTTGCTTTGAATGTGATTAAAACCAAAAGCTTGACGATGACAAAAGACGtcctcagagagagacagagcctCGAAAATTCAGTTGAAAATTTGCAGGTGAAGGTTAAACTTGGGTTAGCCAAGCTTGAGCAGATAAAGCAGACAAGTGAGAAACTGAAAGAGCACGAGGCAGAGATCAGCAGAAATGAGAACTTTGAGTTTTACGTCACTGTCAAAAAGCCTGTTCAAACAGATATTTCTCGTTCTGGGAAGTACATCACCAACTGTCAGCAGTGTCAACAAACCTGTCACTATCCCTGTGGAATACCCAATGATGCAGATAAAAGGGGCTGTGCTGCAATCGGATCAGATGGAAAGTGTACTGAGTGTCCAGGCAGATGTATTTGGAGTGTACATTATAATCAGAAGTACAGATGGGGGTATGAGGAGgttcaagaaaaacaaacaatcaaagaGCTGCAAGAAAAGTACAATCAAGCCTCAGAGGCTAAGACACCCGTTGAAGCAATGATTGCAACACTGAGAGCTGAATATGATCGTGTGCAGGATGATGTGGTGGAACTGATGAAGAGCTCTGCTGAGTGTTTAAACAGACTTAAAGAGATAGCGCTGAAGCCAAATCCACTCTCCACTCCAGAGTACATTGACCTGCTTATTGAGGGAGAGAAATCTGATGCCAAGCCAGGCTGGAACCAACGAGTTCAGAGCCTGAACAAAATGAGAGGACAAGCAGAGACCTTGGCTAAAGTaggcagaggagagaaactCCTCCGTCGTCAATAATCGAACATCGAGGATAAAGTCAAGAGAGAAGACCTAAACAAATGTCAGTTGGACTAAAACCCATTCTGAGATGTATATAAAAATAAGAGGTTATagccaagacaagacaagactaTGTCCTGAAATCTCaagagaaataagaaaaagaaaatgtagtcATGTGACAGAAGTcttgtcaaatatttttttttctttatttgagtttgtatttgCTTCTGACTGTTTTATCATCTAACGACAAACATGTTAAAGATGCTGTTATCAACTTTTATAATCTCTTATGTAAATAAGCATCTATTAAGGACTCATCAGGGCCTTATTACCTGTCAGTTGATGCTTATTCCAAGTACCTTATTATAAAGTGCCACCCAGTAATATCTGCTTCTTGCTaagtttggtttctttttttaatctgcttttcaatgtattttttcGGAGATTTAAAGACATGATTGACGTGaataatgtttctgtttgataTTGATGTGTACTGAATGACATGTTCTTGTCCTGTAGTAATAAGGAGGCTTCTGCTGAAAGATGGATATGACGAGAGGTCCACAGAGAAACTGTGGCCTGTTTGCTCAGACTGAAAGCGGCTGTGGTTTTTTCACCTCGGCTGACACTTTGTCATTCTAGATTGAAAACAGGTCACAGCTGATGCTAAGCTTTACAAGTCAGAGAAGTTAATTCATGTTTTCTAAGAACTATATTATGTGACGAGAAGAAGGAGTTATGTCATCGGTGTCGTCCTAGTTTTCTTTATTGtcttttcatcttatttttgtatattattgtttttgtttgtaattttgtgatcacctgaaaaaaaaaaaagtgaaaacttaaataaaactgGAGTGTATTTTGTACATTCCAACCAAAGTTCTGGACTTTGCTCATTTCTCTGAGGTCATCTGACCACCTTACCAGGTAACAAGTCTTTTAAACACCTTGTGGAAATCTAAAAAAATTGAAACTACTTAGacaagattttttatttaagaagaGAAATTGCTAAACCTAAATTGGTGACAACATTTTATAGAACTGATTTATGGTTGTATGTTTAATACAGTTTCTGAGTGTTCTTGTGATGTGTACGTGAGTATGTCATATACACATGCGTATGTCTCAGTTATAACATCAGCACaccaattaaatgaaaaataactcaatgattaaaaggaaatgaaaaccAACATGTAGAACTGTTGCCCTCTGATGTGTCATTGTGCACTTTGGCCCTCTGCAGGTCCCTTTTGTTTGAAGACTTTTCAAATCAGCCTTCACTTTTATAAAGAACCCATTTCAAATCATCAACATGAcaatcttcatttttttcatgtagcTCAACATCTTCTATGTCAGAGTGTAAGACCGAGCAGTGAATAAGTTATTATACAATACAATTCATGAAATTACTGTAAATATCAAGTAAATGCAACAAAGTTGATCATATGTCCACAATGTAATTATActtattaattataataaaatctTATAATGCTTATAAGAATTGTTGCTatacaaatgatgaaaataaaaaaactgtcGTGCATTGGGAGCAGGTGGATACTGTGAAGTGTGTTCATATAAATGTTACAATGTAACAaacgctctctctctcaatttgAATTCAAAGagcaacaacaaataaaaactacaaaatggtACGTAAGTGTGAAATTAAAACCACTAGAAATACTTAAACAGAAGAAATGcagtctctttctccctcctctacCACTCTGTATAATAATCTAATCCTGACACTGATATCAACCACTTGTTGAACCCAGATAAGAGATCATTACAAATACTGTACAACTGCTGCACTTACGATTACGGCCACATAGAGGCGCCACTTGTGCTCTTGTTGACATCTCACTGTTCTCTCAtctactttgtgtttctgcaacCTCTGATTGGACGTTGAGAAAGcaccattttctttctttatccgTCATAGACCTTGACATCATCCCCAAATCAATGGTTCATCATAATCAGAGTTGTTTTTGCCAGTCTTAattcatttgaataataatGTGTTGCACACAACAAGGTTTATTTCATTACAGCCGAGGTGTAGCTTTCATTATGCcagcttattattattattattattattattgttattattattattattattattattattattattattattattattattattattattattttaaggtaaCCTACCTTTGTGTGAAAGGTCCCATCAGCTCAGCTATCATTCCTGCATTTGGCAGCTGTACCTGTGTTACTTTCAGCCTGgtttatgtattttcatttcttctatATTTGTTTAATAGTTTGCTCTGTTTTAAATATTACACGCACATGGCTAGCTATGGAAAACGTGGGATGACTTATCGAGTTGATAACCATCTACGTTTGATCTCGATTGTTAGTTAGTGAAGGTGACAGCAACATATCCTGGGTTTGTTAAACTTTTCACCTCTTTCAGCAGCTGAACGTTGCCTCAAAGTAAATTTCACTGTTTAATCTTAAAGATTTCATTCACTTGAGATTCTTCTGTGTTTCCACCACTTAATGCATCTGATTAAGATCTGCTCTGGTGATCCTCATTCAATTATTCATTCGTTGTGTTGTATTCATagcattcattcatattcatttatgGTTGCATTCAGCTTATT
It encodes the following:
- the LOC141017312 gene encoding uncharacterized protein, translated to MLSRVRSFWTNVKSLVFGSNSSVAEEKEQTNTFSDSHPVNPQPNNGNSGEQECVKRIADAVKEKSKLTNETGPLHVYNVPLVKEKINIPGCRRFSFGKESNKPNRTIMVLGATGSGKSTLIDGMINCILGVEWEDPHRFKLVDEDPSKSQAESQTSEVTVYKINHQEGFKIDYSLTIVDTPGFGDTRGIERDRMITEQLRNVFSSMDGVSEIDAICFVAQASLARLTPTQKYVFDSVLSIFGKDVAENIRVLVTFADGQRPPVLEAIKASGVPCPKTQDGLPLHFKFNNSALFADNRSSAVGSMREEDEDGGFDQMFWNMGTKSMKKFFVALNVIKTKSLTMTKDVLRERQSLENSVENLQVKVKLGLAKLEQIKQTSEKLKEHEAEISRNENFEFYVTVKKPVQTDISRSGKYITNCQQCQQTCHYPCGIPNDADKRGCAAIGSDGKCTECPGRCIWSVHYNQKYRWGYEEVQEKQTIKELQEKYNQASEAKTPVEAMIATLRAEYDRVQDDVVELMKSSAECLNRLKEIALKPNPLSTPEYIDLLIEGEKSDAKPGWNQRVQSLNKMRGQAETLAKVGRGEKLLRRQ